In Festucalex cinctus isolate MCC-2025b chromosome 17, RoL_Fcin_1.0, whole genome shotgun sequence, the genomic stretch GACAAGAAAGACGGCCGTGATTGAGGTCGGCGTGCGGACGCGAAAGACGAGGCCGGTGCGCGACAACGTGCACGCGTTTGACGAAGGTCCCCTGAAAACGTCATCGGCGACGAGGCCCAGTTTCATTGGTGAGCTGTCAGTTAGCCAACTGCACGTGGGCATCGAGCAGCCACCACAGAATTCCACATCAAGGAATCCAAAGTGGAGGAAAAGTCAGCAAAGCCACAACAAGGTCAGGTGATACCAGAGTTACGTCACCGTGTTAATTTCATTCCACATTTTTAGTCTCAGTGTTAGTCCActttcaatcacacttgttcGTTTTAATTAGAGCTAGTCAACCGCAtccagtttttatttagtccattttttgttgactataAATCAAGTATTTTAgtctattttagtccaagaaaacatcattttattcatctagttttagtcaacaaaaactgtcaacgtttaaGTATAGTTTGCGTCAGCACAAACCATATTTGTTACAACacattatgttgaacattttgggtctaaaactatttcacaatatttctcccatctttttttttttttttttttttaaagcaacatcACACACAATTAtaatatatcaacaagtggctattatggctccatgctatcagctagtaagttagcgatcagattaacattattgttggaacgttatagttGTTGGATTAATGTaacgttataactataatttacctttttttttaattaaacttttCACAGtgaatgtaaatttcccagagggagccatcccaaagggatcaataaagtcaagtctaagtctaagtcctATCTGtcgcatgtgtttgtgcatgttgcactcgctaacTGCAAATTTAAAAGTGGGTGTGTCaactgtgtcacatgacagattagcagaaacAAGATAtaacaaaatcatatcattttcgtcttgtttttcttcatgaactaaaaatgtccataaatttttcatctcgtcttcattagttgagGAAAATGTAGACTGAATTAgtcccaattatttttttttattaatgaaggttttagtctcgtcaagttttagtccggtgaaaaatgtgtgttgaggaaaatcatttggttttgtttttgttgacgaaatgaacactagGTCACATGCAACAAAGTGATGAAAGATTTTGACATAATGCCGGAATTGGAGCAAAAGATGAATCGAGTATAAAAACTCGATTCAAAAGGTCGGTCTCAGGCTGCATGCGCCGGAAAATACGTTGCGCCGTATTTTTCGCCGTAAGCGACACGCGGATGCAAACGCCGGTCAGCAACGCATCAAACGTCCCGGCCGGCGAAGAAGCTGTGGTTATCTGACCTGGGTGTGGGCGGGGCTAACGTGGGCGTGGCACGCCAGCATGAAGGAGCTGCGCGGGTGTGGCCAGTGCTGCGAGGAGCTGTACCGGACGCCGTCCACTTCCAGGCCCACCTCCTCCGCCACCTCCCTGCGCAGCGCCTCCTCCAGGCTCTCCCCTGCAAAGACACGCCGGCACATCAGCGCCAGCCACGCCCACTTTTCTTTGACCGACGCTCCTCTTACCCACGTCGCAGAATCCAGCCAAGGCGCTGTACAGACCGACCGGGAAGGACGCCTGCCGGCCCAACAAGCATCGGCGGCCGTCCGACACCAGCACGATGACCACCGGCGCCATCTGCGGGACCACAGGgaaaaagacaacaaatgaggtttgttttgttttgatttgtttcctCTCCAAACTTTATTCAACAAATGTCATTTACAATCAAACCACAGCTTTCATATATAAACGCTGAACATCAGCCTAGGAGGAGCCAAAAGAAATGACAAAATGAGTCATTTTGTTGTCAAAGAATGTCAAgatcaaatttgacatttttaactgattgactggcggccattttgactgaagcttgACTCACGGCTCTTTGACTGGATATGGACTTGAttgtgcaaggcccacacaatattgtcttctattgctatcaaaacatggaaactaccaatGGAAAGATGAGCgtcacttctttcatcaggaaaaataactaaataaatatataaataaataaataaataaattatatttctacctctttctgttttgcagcaattataattagaatatagcaaagtttcatcattattcacaaatgtgctTGGAATGGGGTAtgtgccacagaagaggcgggacttccgacttctgtGATTTTGCACACGAGTTTGGTTCCTGTCcgtgttgcgaacgcgcaactgaggggcacaaagtcagaagcacaagtattttgacgcagcccacacgtcgcaaaccgaaccggaaccaaactgatgtgcaaaaacagtcacgcctcttctgtggcatataccccattgcagGGGAAATCCGCTTTGTTTTCTTTATGGCCCTGCTTGATCTATTATGCtcagctgccacctgctggccaattTTGTAAGTACTACCATCcttttcacccattctctgctcttgcatcaaagccttctggatgctctaatactaaaaaaaaaaaaaaacaacaacaacacacaaacatttaaaatagagcatatttatatgtttttgggagcaaatgagttcatgaaagccaaaaaaaaaaaaaaaggatggaggACTTCCTAGAAACTTACATTTATGTAGGTGGAATTTTGCACTGATAATAAGTATAGAAATCAAATACCATCTTCATGTTTTGCATCTAAGCCAAAATAACAttctttcaaaataagacaaaaaatcTTCGCATCATAGCAGTAACGATTTGAAAAATTGATGAATGCCAATTTCTGGAAAGTCTGAGCACAAGCTGCAATTCGCATCAAATGACTTTCTTTCACCTTTTTTCCCTAATACAAACTTCAACTGGATCAATACCATCATGTATCATTTGAAATCTTATTTGTAATTAAATAACGATTGATTGGACTTTCCTCCAAAGCAAATTGCAACAGTACGAGGTCAAGTCGAAGATTTGGACAATCATTCTTTCGCAAGCCTGAGTTGGGATTCTAAAAGTTGACGACATTGTCAGCAAAAACGTTTGCATCGTCTGCAGGTGGGACAGGCGATTGCGAGCAAAACGTTCCCGTAACGTTACCGTGGGATAGTAGACCTCGCCGCTGGCGCTGCACGTCCTGCGACTTCCCGCCTGGTTCCGCCAGGTGGGCTGCCCGCTGGCGCCGCAGAATTTGTTGCTCTGGTGCCAACGCAGGAGCGCTTGACCCTGGAACAGACAAAAGCGGACGGATGCAAGCGGGCCGTCAGCAGCAGCGGGAGACAGCCGCTACtcaccttggccaccaggggcgcCTCAGCCCCCGACAGCAGCAAAAAGGATTTCTTCACATCCACAAACTTGCCTTGGCACACATTCTCCACCGACGCCCGATCCAGATGACCTGACGACACGTGCAAACGTCAAGCAcacgtgtttgttttgtttgttttgatgttcTTACCTACGTCCAGGCAGAAGTGAGCCAGCTGGTCGTCACGGCAGCCAATCAGGACGGACTCCTTCAGCAGTGACTCGTCAGCGCCCAGCGCCTGCAGCAGCGAACGCACGTCTGCGCACACGCAAACTTGGCCAACGTCCTCGTCGTCGCATTGCAAACGCCTGAACGCGCCGCGTACCCGCGTAGTGCAGCGAGGGGCTGGTGAAGCTTCCGGCGCCGTGCCCGCGCAGCAGAGGTGCCAGTCGGTGGAAGAGGAAGAGATGTCCGGTGGCCAGCGCCGCCGCGCATGCCTCGTCATCCTGCCGTAGGTTCTTCATGTACCTGACCAGACCGAGCAAGACGTCAAGCGGCGCCGCGTGTCCAATCGAACGGCGGATCACACGTCAAGTGACCGACCACATCCTGGAGACGAAGCTCAAACGACGCTGGCATGCGACAAGATGTGAAGACCAACACAGAAACTTCTTCAACATGGCTGACATGTCATCCAGTTTCTTCACAACTAaagggaaacaacaacaacaacatgaattTGTTTGGTGCACGCATGAGTCTGTTGCTCGAGTAGGCACACGCGTTGTGGTTTCTGCCGCTTGGTGGAAACGTTGGCTCAAGCAGCCACACGTGACCGAGTGGGCTTTTCCAGTGCCAACAGAACCACAACTGTCCGTCTTTTACTGCACTGCAGTTATATTATTCACCACTACCGATGACGTTTTGATCAGGACTTTCTCAAAAGTGCAAATGACACGCATGATAAAACTTCCAGGTGAGTTTTATTcctatagttttttttgttttttttttaagttgccaAACGTGATGTCACGAAGTTGATCAGCGGGCAGATTTGTAGGACGCGCCGCCGCTAGTAGCCACGTCCAACCCAACATGATGGCTCAGCTTTCAACAACAGCACATGCCTCTTAACCCAATCTTCTTACAATGCATTTTAACTTGTTGAGTGTTTGTTCATTCttgattattagtattttttctaTGTGTAGTTGTGTGCCAAATTAAAGCAGACAtgaattctatttatttatctatgtatttctttctttattcacttgcctacttcttattaatttactgacgtaaaaaaaaaaaaaaaaaaaaaaaacactttcaatacagcaatgcctgtttttaaagcgctttataaataaagctgaGTTGAGAAATAGGACACAGATTAAGAGTTATTATGAAAGTtttaaattgataaaaaaaaaacgccaataTAAAATCTCTACGCCTGCATTGTCTCATAACGTTCTTAATACTTGTAAGAAGACAAGACTTCAATCTTTTGAAATTTAACAGGCATACTAGCTGTTGATTTACCAAGACGATCTCGAAATTACTCAAATACGAAGGAAATGCGCTTGTATTCAACTCCAATGACACATGAATGACACGCCATGCGGTCTTTGTAGTTTTCACCATAAAAAGCTCGTTTGAATGGAAATAAGCACCCACTTTTTGATTCAcgaacttcttcttcttcttcctcttcttcttcttcttcttcttcttcttcttcttcttcttcttcttctgtccaGAGCGCGTTTCCGCCACCTACTTGTTAGGAGTGTGGATCACATTGTCGCAATATTTCCTTCATACTTATTcgtattaaatacataaatagaacACCCAAATAAACACCTATCCGCTTTGTTTGTCTCCGATAGCgaaattcctcttcctcttcttcagaCACGTCGTAAGCATTTTGTATTAGCCCGCTGTTTGTCCCATACACGGATAAGAATTAAGAACATCAATTCCCATAAGTCATTTCGGTGTTTAGATCCGCATGTGGCTCTTCCAAATCATCATCAACATGTCAGTCTTCATGGATTTAAACTTGACTTTCTCGGCAGATAAAAGCAACATGCAGCAGCTCATCGACATGGCAGCTCATCGTGAGTCTCACGACACTGAATTGGACTAAAGCGCGTACATAAAGTCCACTTTAGTTCAAATGTGGACAGCGAGCTAGCTAGGCTAACAAAGCTAACAGCCAATAGGCACATATACAAACGGAACACTGTCTGCAACGAatcaatcatttatttgtatattgtatttgtattgtgAATAGATAAACAATGTTGTTTTCGTGCAGTTGGTTTTTCAACAGTAGCCGTCAACTACACGTTTGAACCCACAGGCAAAAAGAAACAGGCGAGTCTGTCGCTCATGGGTTCATTgacgcaagcaaaaa encodes the following:
- the nudt13 gene encoding NAD(P)H pyrophosphatase NUDT13, mitochondrial, which gives rise to MSAMLKKFLCWSSHLVACQRRLSFVSRMWYMKNLRQDDEACAAALATGHLFLFHRLAPLLRGHGAGSFTSPSLHYADVRSLLQALGADESLLKESVLIGCRDDQLAHFCLDVGHLDRASVENVCQGKFVDVKKSFLLLSGAEAPLVAKGQALLRWHQSNKFCGASGQPTWRNQAGSRRTCSASGEVYYPTMAPVVIVLVSDGRRCLLGRQASFPVGLYSALAGFCDVGESLEEALRREVAEEVGLEVDGVRYSSSQHWPHPRSSFMLACHAHVSPAHTQLSVDGSELQDARWFTLEQIDAALEAKAPPGAGPARADVAPWLPPKHAIARHLISEWAEGRRPREAARGDTPA